Proteins from a genomic interval of Oryctolagus cuniculus chromosome 8, mOryCun1.1, whole genome shotgun sequence:
- the LOC100338199 gene encoding LOW QUALITY PROTEIN: ubiquitin carboxyl-terminal hydrolase 17-like protein 6 (The sequence of the model RefSeq protein was modified relative to this genomic sequence to represent the inferred CDS: inserted 2 bases in 1 codon) codes for MASFSFGYTQSCFMLSSPSPLMEVLVTDFSKSINSKAHRSTSWHITKFHKAHESLILHMHLPQVVESSGEGPEAVRADLASGATHLAPSGGASLSCSWKRPYGIGAGLQNTGNTCYLNAALQCLTYTPXANYMLSQVHSQSCRRSDRCILCAVETHFLWALHSPGDVIQPCQVLAAGFHTNRQEDAHEFLMFALDVLKAAGLPGLTDGVGPQEDQSPSQKIVGGHWRSQIQCLQCQGISETLDPYLEIALDIKTADSVEQALQHLVHPEELAGENAYHCATCLQKTAASKTLTLQSAGKVLLFVLKRFSEFTGEKLGGQVHYPECLDMRPYMSQQNGRPLDYVLYAVLVHVGLRCQSGHYFCYVKAGSGHWYKMDDAKVTACDTTCVLNQSAYVLFYVRKCGVGGEYGTMSPGRGPSDLEAANTHGHTPGELERPSPLEAGESEEHLEQTTQDLTLDAWQSLQAQNTPRSAFSLRTVEPMLPSNVIVIHQARSAAGMRKHHPDQERALLHGAAGHITQQVAMNPGNLPCPGGRSKPPKRKNKPAKRPLLLLFR; via the exons ATGGCCTCCTTCTCCTTTGGCTACACACAATCCTGCTTCATGCTTTCCTCTCCATCACCTCTCATGGAAGTCTTGGTGACAGATTTCTCCAAGTCAATC aacTCCAAGGCACATAGAAGCACATCATGGCACATCACCAAGTTCCACAAGGCACATGAAAGCCTTATCCTTCACATGCATCTTCCCCAGGTAGTGGAATCAAGCGGTGAAGGCCCAGAGGCTGTGAGGGC TGATTTGGCTTCGGGGGCGACCCATCTGGCTCCCAGTGGAGGAGCTTCTCTGAGCTGCAGCTGGAAGAGACCTTATGGCATTGGGGCCGGTCTGCAGAATACGGGCAACACCTGCTACCTGAATGCAGCCCTGCAGTGTCTCACGTATACCCC CGCCAACTatatgctgtcccaggtgcattctcaAAGCTGTCGTCGTTCGGATCGCTGCATTCTGTGTGCCGTGGAAACGCACTTtctctgggccctgcacagtCCTGGCGACGTGATCCAGCCctgtcaagtgctggctgctggctttcacacaaacaggcaggaagacgcccacgaatttctgatgtttgctctggatgtcctgaaggcagcaggtctgCCTGGGCTCACGGACGGGGTGGGTCCCCAAGAGGACCAATCTCCATCCCAGAAGATAGTGGGAGGACACTGGAGGTCTCAAATCCAATGTCTCCAGTGCCAAGGCATTTCAGAAACCTTGGACCCTTACCTGGAGATCGCGTTGGATATCAAGACAGCCGACAGTGTGGAGCAAGCTTTGCAGCACTTGGTGCACCCTGAAGAGCTGGCTGGAGAAAACGCCTATCACTGTGCTACCTGCCTACAGAAGACAGCTGCTTCCAAGACACTCACCTTGCAATCGGCTGGCAAGGTGCTTCTCTTTGTATTGAAACGGTTTTCTGAGTTCACGGGTGAGAAACTTGGAGGACAAGTGCACTATCCCGAGTGCCTGGACATGAGACCTTACATGTCTCAGCAGAACGGGAGGCCACTGGACTATGTTCTCTATGCGGTTCTCGTCCACGTTGGCTTGAGGTGTCAATCAGGACACTACTTCTGCTATGTCAAAGCTGGCAGTGGCCACTGGTATAAAATGGATGATGCGaaggtcactgcctgtgacaccacttGTGTCCTGAATCAAAGTGCCTACGTGCTATTTTATGTCCGCAAGTGTGGAGTTGGAGGAGAATATGGGACAATGTCTCCAGGCAGGGGACCCTCCGACTTGGAGGCTGCAAACACACATGGCCATACACCAGGAGAGCTTGAAAGGCCTTCCCCTCTTGAAGCTGGAGAGTCAGAGGAGCACTTGGAGCAAACAACTCAGGACTTGACCTTGGATGCGTGGCAATCCCTCCAAGCCCAGAACACACCAAGGAGtgcattcagcctcaggacagtgGAGCCCATGCTGCCCAGCAATGTGATCGTAATTCACCAGGCAAGATCTGCCGCAGGGATGAGGAAGCACCATCCTGACCAGGAAAGGGCCCTGCTGCACGGGGCAGCTGGGCACATCACTCAGCAGGTAGCCATGAATCCTGGCAACCTCCCTTGTCCGGGAGGAAGGAGCAAACCTCCCAAGAGGAAGAACAAACCTGCAAAGAGGCCTCTGTTGTTGCTGTTCCGCTGA